The following are from one region of the Silene latifolia isolate original U9 population chromosome 9, ASM4854445v1, whole genome shotgun sequence genome:
- the LOC141600423 gene encoding transcription factor MYBC1 yields MREDSNWFSKWEQDLPPPEDLMPLSQTLITPHLASAFDIPNSTRPASTRPHLLTTPTHPNSSEFESSSAELCGGVGGGGGGSDEPARTLKRPRLVWTPQLHKRFVDAVAHLGIKNAVPKTIMQLMSVDGLTRENVASHLQKYRLYLKRMQGGGGHGGVHGGGNSAGGSGDSATDRLFASSPVPAHFLHQPGSAAAYVPVAALHHQQMAAAVAVGHYNHHQQQQRQMGGHFGGPAPQFDTSNMFLTRQAQLIGGPNRNGNGNGNNNVNGNGNGVLLQTNSGFIEDLESVTESFQSGGSSL; encoded by the exons atgagggaAGACTCAAATTGGTTCTCTAAATGGGAACAAGACCTTCCACCTCCTGAAGATCTCATGCCTCTTTCTCAAACCCTAATCACTCCTCATCTCGCTTCCGCTTTCGACATCCCCAACTCAACTCGCCCTGCTTCAACTCGTCCTCACCTACTCACCACCCCAACTCACCCCAACTCCTCCGAGTTCGAATCCTCCTCCGCCGAACTCTGCGGCGGAGTCGGCGGTGGAGGTGGTGGTTCTGATGAGCCGGCTCGGACCCTTAAACGCCCTCGCCTCGTGTGGACCCCGCAGCTCCACAAAAGGTTTGTTGACGCCGTGGCCCACTTGGGTATCAAAAACGCCGTCCCCAAAACCATAATGCAGCTCATGAGCGTTGATGGCTTAACCAGGGAGAATGTTGCCAGTCATCTGCAGAAATATAGGCTTTATCTGAAGCGCATGCAGGGCGGTGGTGGTCACGGCGGCGTTCACGGTGGTGGGAATTCCGCAGGTGGGTCCGGGGATTCCGCCACAGACCGATTATTCGCGAGTTCCCCGGTTCCGGCTCATTTTCTGCACCAGCCGGGTTCCGCGGCTGCGTATGTGCCGGTGGCGGCGTTGCACCACCAGCAGATGGCAGCGGCGGTGGCGGTCGGACATTATAATCATCATCAGCAGCAGCAAAGGCAGATGGGGGGACACTTTGGGGGACCGGCACCTCAATTTGATACTAGTAATATGTTTTTGACAAGGCAGGCCCAGTTAATAGGAGGCCCAAATAGAAACGGTAACGGAAATGGTAACAATAATGTtaatggtaatggtaatggtGTGTTGTTGCAGACTAATTCCGGGTTTATTGAGGATTTGGAGTCTG TGACTGAGTCATTTCAATCGGGGGGGAGCAGCCTGTGA